The Methanobrevibacter oralis genome segment TAAATCTCATTTTAATGAATTTAAAGAGAATAAATATGAAGATATTTAAAATAAGGTTGTTATGATGGAAAGTAATGATGCACAATTCATGCGGCCTCATGGTGAGGATGGTCTTAAAATGATTAAAGAAATGAATCAGGGTCATGAGGATATTTCAAATTTTGCAATGGAATGTATTGATACTAGTGTGGATGATGATGTTTTAGATATTGGTTGTGGTGGTGGAGTTAATATTGAAAAGTTTCTTAGAAGGTGTCCTGATGGTAATGTTTGGGGTCTTGACTATTCGGTGGTTTCAGTATCTGAGTCTATTAAACGCAATCAAGAAGCTGTTGATATGGGTAGGTGTCAGGTTATTGAAGCTAATGTATGTAACATGCCAATAGACGATGATACATTTGATATAGTTTCTGCTTTTTCATCAATTTATTTCTGGCCAGATTTTAAAAATACACTTAAAAAAGTTTTCAAAATAATTAAAACGAATGGTCAATTTATGATAGCTTGTGGAAGTGATGGTAATGATCCTAATGATGAAGACTGGGTTGATGCTGATGCTGGAATGACAGTTTATACAGAAGAACAATTAATTGAATATTTAAGAAAGGCAGGTTTTAAAGAAATTAAAACTTATAGAAAAGAAAACACTTATATTTTAGTTGTAATAGCTAAAAAATAATAAATGGATGATATAATGGAAAAAGAAGTTATTACTCAATGTAGGAAACCTCATGGTGAAGAAGGTATAAAAACAATAAAAAGTATGAATCAGGGTCATGATGGTATTTCAAATTTTGCAATGGAATGTATTGATACTAGTGTGGATGATGATGTTTTAGATATTGGTTGTGGTGGTGGAGTTAATATTGAAAAGTTTCTTAGAAGGTGTCCTGATGGTAATGTTTGGGGTCTTGACTATTCGGTGGTTTCAGTATCTGAGTCTATTAAACGCAATCAAGAAGCTGTTGATATGGGTAGGTGTCAGGTTATTGAAGCTAATGTATGTAACATGCCAATAGACGATGATACATTTGATATAGTTTCTGCTTTTGAAACAGTTTATTTTTGGCCAGATTTAGCTAATACATTTAAAGAAGTTTTAAGAATCATTAAACCAGGTGGAAAATTTTTAATTGGTTTAGGAACTGATGGAAATAATCCTGAAGAGGAAGAATGGTTAGCTACAGTTGAAGGAATGAAAATTTATACTAAAGAAGATTTAATTGATTATTTAACTGTTGCAGGTTTTAATAAAATTGATGTTTTCAAAAAAGAAAATACTTATATTATGGTTTTAATTGCAACTAAATACTAAAAATGAAACTTATAAATATTTTGATGAAGAAAGTTGGACTCCAATTAATATACCTCTAAAATATGGGATAAAAGTTGGAAAAATGTGATTAGATGAGTAGAAATAAACAATTATTTGGAATATTTAGTATTTCATGTTTAATATTATTAATTCTTACAACAATAACATTAAATAAAATTGTACTATTAATATGGTTAATTTTAACTTTCATATTTATATTATTAACAATAATATTATTAATAAATGAAAGAAAATTAGTTTTTGCCACTTTAAAACAAGAATTAGTTATAACTCAAGTTTTAATAGTGTTAACTTTAATATCGATAATATTTGAATTGTTAACAATTCACTCAATAAGTGTAATTTCATCTTCATTGTTTTTAATATTAATAGTTGTGAAACTTTATGAATGGTTTTTCAAAAAAGAAGATAATGAGGCCTGAAGTCAATATTTTTTGATTTTATTATAGTTTTTCTCTAAAATTTTTACCATATAACTTTAATCAATTTTCATAAAATGATTTGAAGCCGATAATTTCATAAAATTTATCTCTAAATAAGTTAATTAACTGATTTTTGGTTGTATAACATGTTTTATATATTGTTTTTTAATTACTCACCATACGTCTTCTATTGGATTTAAATCTGGACAATAGGGTCTTAAATAGATTAAATTAATATTTAATATTTCTGCTGCTTTTTGGATCATTTTTGCCGTATGAATTCTTGCATTGTTTAATACGTATTTGTCAATTTGTTAGTTGATGAATAAATTTTTTTATTATTAGGAGTGTTGGCAGAAATTATTTAATTTTGAATATTTTTCATTTTAAGCACCTCTATTTTTTTT includes the following:
- a CDS encoding class I SAM-dependent methyltransferase; this translates as MESNDAQFMRPHGEDGLKMIKEMNQGHEDISNFAMECIDTSVDDDVLDIGCGGGVNIEKFLRRCPDGNVWGLDYSVVSVSESIKRNQEAVDMGRCQVIEANVCNMPIDDDTFDIVSAFSSIYFWPDFKNTLKKVFKIIKTNGQFMIACGSDGNDPNDEDWVDADAGMTVYTEEQLIEYLRKAGFKEIKTYRKENTYILVVIAKK
- a CDS encoding class I SAM-dependent methyltransferase — encoded protein: MEKEVITQCRKPHGEEGIKTIKSMNQGHDGISNFAMECIDTSVDDDVLDIGCGGGVNIEKFLRRCPDGNVWGLDYSVVSVSESIKRNQEAVDMGRCQVIEANVCNMPIDDDTFDIVSAFETVYFWPDLANTFKEVLRIIKPGGKFLIGLGTDGNNPEEEEWLATVEGMKIYTKEDLIDYLTVAGFNKIDVFKKENTYIMVLIATKY